In a genomic window of Scyliorhinus torazame isolate Kashiwa2021f chromosome 5, sScyTor2.1, whole genome shotgun sequence:
- the LOC140421105 gene encoding P2Y purinoceptor 4-like → MAARIILSYHQIPTVAMSSTSGYSESAPPEINSDDGNASGNNSNSCHFNEEFKYILLPVSYGTVCVVGLVLNAIALWMFLCKMRPWNATIIYMFNLALSDLLYVLSLPLLTYYYANRNDWPFGVVLCKLTRFIFYANLYSSILFLTCISVHRFMGVCFPFRSLKWIKVKQAWFVCMLVWVAVIVCLIPNLLFVTTSSRGDDVLCHDTTRREDFPQYVLYSSAIMVILFIIPFLVIVFCYSLMTIKLNKSLVPGSTRSSSNVKKKSIKLIIIVLFVFSLCFVPFHITRTMYYTFRVLEKNCYALNIVNFTYKITRPLVSVNSCIDPILYFLAGDNYRRKLTRVMMRRKGCVRRTISNIDCKMNEHAK, encoded by the coding sequence ATGGCAGCAAGAATAATATTGAGCTATCATCAGATCCCTACTGTAGCAATGTCCTCAACTTCTGGATACAGTGAGTCTGCACCCCCGGAAATTAATTCTGACGATGGTAATGCTTCTGGTAACAACAGTAACAGCTGCCATTTCAATGAGGAGTTCAAATACATCTTACTGCCAGTATCCTATGGAACTGTATGTGTGGTAGGCCTGGTTCTCAATGCCATTGCACTGTGGATGTTTCTGTGCAAGATGCGACCATGGAATGCAACTATAATCTATATGTTTAACTTGGCCCTGTCAGACCTTCTGTATGTGCTATCTCTGCCACTCCTCACATATTACTATGCCAATCGGAATGATTGGCCATTCGGTGTGGTCCTGTGTAAGTTAACCCGCTTCATTTTCTACGCCAACCTCTACTCCAGCATCCTTTTTCTTACCTGCATCAGTGTGCACAGGttcatgggtgtgtgcttccccttccGATCGCTCAAGTGGATTAAAGTGAAGCAGGCCTGGTTTGTGTGCATGCTGGTCTGGGTAGCAGTCATCGTCTGCCTCATTCCCAATTTGCTGTTTGTCACAACCAGCAGTCGGGGGGATGATGTACTTTGTCACGACACAACCCGTAGGGAAGATTTTCCTCAATATGTTTTATACAGTTCTGCAATCATGGTGATTCTCTTCATTATACCCTTCCTCGTCATTGTCTTCTGTTACAGTTTAATGACCATAAAGTTGAACAAAAGCCTTGTGCCTGGCTCCACCAGATCTTCATCCAATGTCAAAAAGAAATCGATTAAATTGATCATCATTGTGTTGTTTGTCTTTTCCTTGTGTTTTGTACCATTCCACATCACAAGAACAATGTATTACACCTTCAGGGTGCTCGAGAAGAACTGTTATGCACTTAACATTGTGAACTTCACGTATAAAATCACAAGACCATTGGTCAGTGTCAACAGCTGCATTGACCCAATTTTGTACTTCCTGGCTGGAGACAATTATCGAAGAAAACTTACGCGTGTAATGATGAGGAGAAAAGGTTGTGTTCGGCGAACAATATCAAACATAGACTGCAAAATGAATGAACATGCAAAATGA